The sequence TGCTGCTGTACACCGACCTCTCCTTGCAGGTGCGGCGGCCCGAGCGGGTCCTGGGAGCCCTGCGCGGCGCCACGGAGGAGGAACCGCTGCACGAGGGCCTCCAGGCACGGCTGATGCTGGTGCTGGCGAGCTGCGGGGAGCAGCGGGAGGCCCTGCGGATCTACTCCGAGGTGGCCCGCCGACTCGACCGTGAGCTGGGTGTCCAACCGGGCGACGAACTGCGCCGCGCCCACCTGCGGATCCTGCACCAGGAGCTGCCCTGGCCGCGGACGGGACCGGCGGCCGCGTGGGCCGCGTTCGACGCGCCGCCCGCGCCCCGGCCGGCCGCGCCCCCGCCGAGGCCCCGGCCGTCCCAGACCCCGGCGGCGAGCACGGGCTTCGTCGGCCGCACCGCCGAACTGAAGCGGCTGGACCGGCTGCTCCTGCCCACCGGCGAGCAGGTCGGGCAGGTACCGGCCGTGCTGGTCACGGGCTTTCCCGGCGTGGGCAAGACGGCGCTGGCCGTGCGCTGGGCGCACCGGGTGCGCGACCGGTTCCCCGACGGGCAGTTGTACGTCGACCTGCACGGGTACGCCGACCGGCGGCCGCTGCACCCGCAGGAGGCGCTCGCCTCGTTCCTGCGCGCCCTGGGCGTCCCCGACGGGGAGCTCCCCCGGTCCCTCGACGAGGCCGCGAACCTGTACCGCACCCTGCTGTCGGACCGGCGGATGCTGATCGTGCTGGACAACGCCCGCGAGGAGAGCCAGATCCGTCCGCTCGTTCCGGGCGCGGCCGGCTGCGCGGTGCTCGTCACCGGCCGCGACACCCTGCCGGGACTGGTGGCCCGGGACGGCGTGCCGCGCCTCGACCTCGACGTGCTCGGTGAGGACGAGGCGATCACGCTCCTGGCCCGGCTGCTGCGCAGCGGGCGGGTGGACGCCGAGCCGCTGGCCGCGCGGGCGCTGAACCGGCAGTGCGGAGGTCTGCCGCTGGCGATCCGGCTGCTCGCGGCCCGGCTGGAGGAGCACCCCCGGGTCGGTATCGCCCAGCTCTGCGTGGAGTTGCAGGAGGCCGGGGCGTTCCGGGAGCTGCCGGTCGAGAACGACGACCTGTTCACCGCGGTTCACGCGGCGTTCGAACTCTCCTACGTGTCCCTGCCGGAGCCCCTGCGCCGCTGGTTCCGGCTGTTCGCGCGGACCGAGGGACGGCTCGTCAGCGGCTACGCCATGGCGGACCTGGCGGGGACCACCCCGCTGGAGGCGACCCGCGCGCTGCGCCGCCTGGTCGGCGTGAGCCTGCTGCGGGAGTGCGCGCCCAACCGGTTCTCCCTCCCCGCTCCGCTGCTGCGCTATGCGCGCAGACTGGCGCTGCGGGAGGACGCGCAGTGCCCGCTGAGGTCGGTGTGACCGCAGCGGGGGCGCAGGTGGGAGGCCGCCTCACCCGCCCAGTGCCAGCCGGACCGCGAAGAGCCCGAACACGACGGCGGTGAGGCTGTCGGTGATCCGCAGGACCCGCGGGGAGCGCAGGTGCGGGGCGAGCCGGTGGACCAGCCGCATCCAGGTGAGGAGCCAGATCAGGCCCAGGGCCAGATAGCAGGCGGCCAGCAATGGGACCCCGATCTCGGGGGCCATGCCCACGGGCACGAACTGGGGCAGGAAGGCCATCAGGAAGATGCCCACCTTGGGGTTGGACCCGGTGCACAGCAGGCCCTGCCCGAAGGCCTGACGTACCGAGGGTTCACCCGTCGCGGGCGCGGGGACGGCCGTGGCCTCGGGGGTCGGCGCCGGGGCCACGGCGCCGACCCGGGCGGTGGCCCGCCGCACGGCGAGCACGGCCCAGCCGAGCAGCACGACCGCGCCGGCCCAGCGGAAGGCGGCGAACAGCCCCGGGCTCGCCGCGAGGAGGGCGGCCAGCCCGGCCGCGCCGAGCGCGGCCTGGACGGCCCCCGCGGTGATCATGCCGAGTGCGGCGGCGGTGGCCACGCGGAGGGAGCCGTTCAGGACCAGGTTGGTGATCATGACGAGGTCGGGTCCGGGCGTCATGATCACCACCAGGGAACTGATCAGGAAAGCGGCGGTGTTGATCGCTGCTCCTCGATGGAAAGCAGGCGCTCCGCGGCCCGGACGGCCTCGTAGTCCCGCTGGATCTGTTCGGCGTCGGGGTGGGCGAGGATCACGAACCCGAAATTGAGGCTGTCGACCAGGTCCTTGGTGGCGGGGACGTGGTCGCCGTCGGACAGGTTCTGGATCGAGAAGTGGTGGCTGGGGAGGTCGCGGAGCCCGTCCAGGGCGGCCGTGCCGCTGACGGTTCCGGAGCGCGGCGCGATGTGGAAGACGCACATCTGGTGGACGAGCAGTTCGTAGCCCTGCGGGAGTTCGCCCCCGGTCAGCCAGCGCACGGTCCGGTCGATCTGGCTGTCGCCGGTGGCGTGGCGGTTGAAGCGCGGCTGGCCCCCTCCGTGCGGCCGGGCCCCGAGCTCGATGAGCAGCGGTCCGTCCGCCGTCCCCATCACCTCGACATGGGCGGAGCCGAAGCGCACACCCACCGCGTCCAGGACGCCGAACACGTACTCCGTGAGCCCGGGCAGGGCCGGGTCGTCCGGGGGGAGCCAGCGCATGGTGTCGTAGACGGCCATGTGCGGACCGTTGTCGACCTTGCGGTAGGCGCACACGTCGACCACGGCGTGCTTGCCGTCGTGGCTGAAGGTGTCGATCACGTACTCGGTGCCGGTGACGAACTTCTGGACCAGGAGCCGGTCGTCGACCTCGCCGAACTGGTTGACCCGGCCGAGCTGGCGCGCGAACACCGCCCGCCAGTCCGTGCCGCCGACCAGTTTGATCACACCGTCGGTGCTGGCGCTCTTGGGCGGCTTGACGACCAGGTCGGCCCCGGCCAGGCCCTCGCGCTCCAGCCAGGCCGCCACCTCGTCGGCGTCATCGGTGCACAGCTGCGGGATGATCGGCAGACCGGCCGCGGCGACGGCGGCCGCCATGGCGCTCTTGTCCCTGCGGGCATCGGCGAGTTCGGGTACGTTGCACCGCTCGGGTGTCACGAGCGGGGCGAGCCGTTCGGCCAGTTCCACCCCGGACTCGCAGCCCGCCACGACGCAGCGCGGGTCCAGTGCCCGCAGCCGCGCGACGACGGCTTCCAGATCGCCCTCGTGGACGATGATCTCGGGGAAGTCCTGCGGCCGGTAGGAGCCGGCGTAGGCCTCCGGGGGGCGGGGGCCGGTGACCACCGCCACCGCCGGGACGCCGTGGTCGGCCAGCGTCTGGGCGAACAGGGCCCCCGAGGAGTACGGGTCGACGATCACACAGGGGCCCTGCGGTGCGTCCGGGATCCGGTCAGCGCTCGTCACGGTCGACCGCCTCTCCGGCCGCCAGGGCGGCCACGGCGTCGCAGTAGCGGGCGAAGAACGCCCCGGCCGGCTCGCTGATCCGGCGGGCCCGCACCGGGGCGTGGACCATCCCCTCCTCCATCACGTACGTCACCGGCGTGCCGTTCTGCCGCAGACGGGCCGTGTACTTCTCGGCGTCCACGCGCAGCGAGTCCATCTCGCAGCCCACCACGTACGCCGGCGGCAGGTCGTGGAAGGTGCCGGTGAGCAGCGGCGAGACGTACGGGAGCTCGGCCTGTCCGGGCTCGGGGCAGTAGCAGGCGGTGTAGAACTCCATCTCCCCGCCGGAGAGCAGGGGCGCGTCCTCGCCGCCGTGCCGCCACCGGGTGAAGTCGAGCACCGGACTGATGACCGCCTGTCCGCGCAGCCGGGGGCCGCCCCGGTCGCGGGCGATCATCGAGAGGACGACGGCCATGTTGGCCCCGGAGCTCTCGCCGCAGAGCACCGCGCCCTCGGGGTCGATGAAGTCGAGGCCGAGTCCGGGCAGGTCGGCCAGGGTGCCGCACAGTCCGGCGTAACAGTCCTCCAGCGGGCCGGGATGCGGGTTCTCCGGGGCCATGCCGAAGTCGAGGGCGATCGCCACCAGGCCGGTGCGGTCGGCGAGTTCGGCGACCAGGCTGTGGTGGCTGTGGAGGGAGCCGATGACGAAGCCGCCCCCGCGTATGTAGAACAGCACGGCGTCGCCCGTACGCCGGGCCGGCTCGTAGATGCGGATCCGGGCGGTGCGTCCGCCGTGGGTGACGCTCGCGTCCCGGTGGGTCACGCCCTCGGGCACGGGGATCGGGAGGACCTCGGTCAGCCCGTCGTACAGGGCGCGCTGTCGTTCGACGGGGTAGGTGTAGAAGTCGGGCGGCAGGGCGCCGTCGACGGTCTTCACGAAATTCTCGATGCCGTCTGCGTAGGCCATGGGCAGCTTCGCTCACTTCCGGATCACGGCGTGCCGGGCGACCGCGGCACGGGGGAGGGGGGCTCAGGGTGTTTCGGCGGGCGCCGGCGCGGCCGACGGTTCGCTGTCCGCGGCCGGCCGCGGCTTGTCGGCGCGGGGCTCGGCCATGCCGATCAGGGTGACGAGGACGGCGACGGCGGTCAGTGCTCCGCACAGCCACCACACGGAGGCGGCCGAGGCCTGCCACGCGGCGATGCCGATCACCGGGCCGACCGCGTAGCCGATCTGCATCGGGAAGGCGGAGGCGGCGATGTAGCGGCCCCGCAGGTGCGCGGGGGCGACCTTGCCGGGCCAGGCGGAGGCGGTCGGGGTACCGATCATCTCGCCGACCGTCCAGACGACGGTCGCGATCACGAACATGGCCATGCCGGGACCGGCCACGTAGAGGTTCATGCCGACGCCGACCAGGCCGACGCCCAGCGCGACGGCGATCCGTCCGGGGAGGTGCTGCACGTACTTGGTGAACAGCAGCTCCAGGCAGATGACCATGGCCGCGTTCAGCGAGAGCAGGGCGGAGTAGAAGGTCGGTCCGTGGCCGTCGGCCTTGAGCTGGAGCGGCAGCGCGGAGGTGTGCTGGATGTAGACGACGGCGTTGAGGAACAGCGCCAGCAGGAACAGCAGGTAGCGACGGTCGCGGAGTACGGCCAGGTACGAGGCGCCGTCGGCCTGCGGGTCCCGGGCGCCGGGACCGGTGGTCGTTCCCGTGCGGACGAGGACCAGGGCGAAGAGGGCGAAGCCCACCGACGTCACCGCGTCGATGTAGAACATCAGGTTGTACGAGTAGCTGATCAGCAGGGCGCCGAGGAGCGGGCCCGCGGTGGTGCCGAGGTTGAACGCCATGCGGTAGACCGCGAACACCATGACGTGGTGTTCCTCGGGGGTGGCCTCCACCAGCAGCGCCGAGGAGGCGGGCCGGTAGGCCTGGGCGGCGATGCCGATCACCGCGGCCACCGTGATCACCACGGGCAGGCTGTCGAGGAAGACCAGGCTGAGGGTGAGCAGGCCGGCCAGCGCCATGGAGCCGACGATGGTCCACGCGTAGCCGACCCGGTCCGAGATCGAGCCGCCCGCCAGGACGCCGACGACCGAGCCCACTCCGTACGCACCGAGGGCGAAGGCGGCCGCGGACGTGCTGAAGCCCTTGTCGGTGAGGTAGAGCACCAGGTAGATCTGGAGGAAATTGCCCAGCCGGTTGATCAGCATGCCGACCAGGACCAGCCAGATCGGTCCCGGGATCCCGCGCAGGGTCTGTACGACGGACGGCCGGGCGGCCTTGCGGCCCTCCGGGGAGTCGTGTCCGGTGTTCGTCACGGAGCGGGTACCTCCGCCGGGCGGGAGTCGAGCTCCACGATCTCGGGGGCGGTCAGCAGGGCGGCGCGGGCCTGCTCGACCGAGTCGGCGAGGGCGATCACGCGGGCGTAGCGGGAGATGTAGCCGCGCGGCGGCAGACGCAGCACCGCGCCGGGACCCGCCATCGCGTCGGCGCTGTGGACATCGGCCGGGAAACGGTCCTCGTGGACGGTCACGGCATCGATCTCGATGTCCTCGTCCGGGTACAGGAAGGCTATGGCCGCGGCCTTGCGGTGGTGTACCTCGGTGTCCGGGCGGACCCCCGCCGCCGTGTCCGCCGCCGCCATCGCGACGTCGATGCCGGTGGCCAGCTCCCCGAGGTAGGGGATCATGTCGCCGCCGAGGCGGGCGTTGACCTCCATCAGGCGCAGTCCGCCGGCGGTGATGCGGAACTCGGTGTGGCTGACGCCGGTGTGGAAGTCCAGGGCGGCGTGCGCGTCCCGCAGCGCCTGCAACAGCTCGGGATCGGTCAGCAGCGGGTCGGCGCCGTCGACCTCGTGGCCCGTCTCCTCGAAGAAGGGCGCCAGGCCGACCTGCTTGCGGGCGACGACGAGCGGCACGCACTCCCCGTCGAAGAAGACCGCGTCGACGCTGATCTCCGGGCCGTCGGCGAACTCCTCGACGAGCACCGACACGTCGAAGACGGGAACACCGGGGTAGGAGGCGCCGGACGCCGCCCGGTAGGCGCTCTCCACGTCCTCGGGGCCGTCGGCCTTGCGCACGCCCATCCCGCCGGCCAGCCCGCGCGGCTTCAGCACGACGGGGAAGCCGATCTTCTCCGCCGCCGCCCGGGCCTCGGCCAGGGACCGGACCCCGATCGAGGCCGGCTGGGGCACCCGGGCCGTCTCCAGCGCGGCCCGCGTGGCGGCCTTGTCCCGGCAGGCGATGACGGACTCGGGGGAGTTGCCCGGCAGCCCGAGCGCCCGGGCCGCGTGCGCGGCGGGGGTGACGAGCCCCTCGTCGTAGCAGAACACACCGGCCACCTCGTGCGCGGCGGCCACCTGCCGGGCGGCCGCCGTCAGCGCGTCCGGGTCGGTGTTGTCCACGACCGTGGAGCCCACGACGTACGGCTCTTCCCAGCTCACCGGTGCCGGCTGGAGGAGCCATAACGCGTAACGCGTGCTCACCGTCCGCAGAATGAACTCCCTGCTGCGCTGACCGCTGCTTCCGATCAGCAGCAGAAGCGGCTTCTCGCCGTCCCACGCCATGGTCCACACTCCTCGTTCGTCGTGATGCCTTCGGCCGGTGCGCCGCCACCTGTAGAACACCGGGTCGGTGCAGGCCGTTGCACCCGGCGCCGGATGTCCGACGCCGGGTGCAACGGGATGGGATCAGACCGCCGCACCCGGGCGGGCGAGTTCGGCCGACAATGGCCGGTACTCACGGCTGGTGCGGCCGCATACATCGGCCGGGGCCGTCGCGGCGCGGGCGGGACGGTCGGGGAAGACCGCCGTGACCCGGTTCC comes from Streptomyces virginiae and encodes:
- a CDS encoding BTAD domain-containing putative transcriptional regulator; the protein is MMGNRVRGTAPADEDLGGGSWSFGERLLSFRGREGLTQRELAERAGVSVRVLRDIEHGRVHRPQTRTVRLLARVLGLDADTARQLAPPAREAVRPGNERLHIGILGPLSVRYRGVETHVHAAKVRRLLALLAVRYPEAAGLGEITHALWPKDPPRSYQNLVHTYVSQARRVLLLPGDEAQAPAPSFLARTHTGYVLELERDQVDLTQFQDLWARARQAHGAGDAEAAHELAERAYGCWRGPLLAGEPLLPHHPAAMAAARQRVESLLLYTDLSLQVRRPERVLGALRGATEEEPLHEGLQARLMLVLASCGEQREALRIYSEVARRLDRELGVQPGDELRRAHLRILHQELPWPRTGPAAAWAAFDAPPAPRPAAPPPRPRPSQTPAASTGFVGRTAELKRLDRLLLPTGEQVGQVPAVLVTGFPGVGKTALAVRWAHRVRDRFPDGQLYVDLHGYADRRPLHPQEALASFLRALGVPDGELPRSLDEAANLYRTLLSDRRMLIVLDNAREESQIRPLVPGAAGCAVLVTGRDTLPGLVARDGVPRLDLDVLGEDEAITLLARLLRSGRVDAEPLAARALNRQCGGLPLAIRLLAARLEEHPRVGIAQLCVELQEAGAFRELPVENDDLFTAVHAAFELSYVSLPEPLRRWFRLFARTEGRLVSGYAMADLAGTTPLEATRALRRLVGVSLLRECAPNRFSLPAPLLRYARRLALREDAQCPLRSV
- a CDS encoding LysE family translocator, which produces MTPGPDLVMITNLVLNGSLRVATAAALGMITAGAVQAALGAAGLAALLAASPGLFAAFRWAGAVVLLGWAVLAVRRATARVGAVAPAPTPEATAVPAPATGEPSVRQAFGQGLLCTGSNPKVGIFLMAFLPQFVPVGMAPEIGVPLLAACYLALGLIWLLTWMRLVHRLAPHLRSPRVLRITDSLTAVVFGLFAVRLALGG
- a CDS encoding ATP-grasp domain-containing protein gives rise to the protein MTSADRIPDAPQGPCVIVDPYSSGALFAQTLADHGVPAVAVVTGPRPPEAYAGSYRPQDFPEIIVHEGDLEAVVARLRALDPRCVVAGCESGVELAERLAPLVTPERCNVPELADARRDKSAMAAAVAAAGLPIIPQLCTDDADEVAAWLEREGLAGADLVVKPPKSASTDGVIKLVGGTDWRAVFARQLGRVNQFGEVDDRLLVQKFVTGTEYVIDTFSHDGKHAVVDVCAYRKVDNGPHMAVYDTMRWLPPDDPALPGLTEYVFGVLDAVGVRFGSAHVEVMGTADGPLLIELGARPHGGGQPRFNRHATGDSQIDRTVRWLTGGELPQGYELLVHQMCVFHIAPRSGTVSGTAALDGLRDLPSHHFSIQNLSDGDHVPATKDLVDSLNFGFVILAHPDAEQIQRDYEAVRAAERLLSIEEQRSTPPLS
- a CDS encoding alpha/beta hydrolase; protein product: MAYADGIENFVKTVDGALPPDFYTYPVERQRALYDGLTEVLPIPVPEGVTHRDASVTHGGRTARIRIYEPARRTGDAVLFYIRGGGFVIGSLHSHHSLVAELADRTGLVAIALDFGMAPENPHPGPLEDCYAGLCGTLADLPGLGLDFIDPEGAVLCGESSGANMAVVLSMIARDRGGPRLRGQAVISPVLDFTRWRHGGEDAPLLSGGEMEFYTACYCPEPGQAELPYVSPLLTGTFHDLPPAYVVGCEMDSLRVDAEKYTARLRQNGTPVTYVMEEGMVHAPVRARRISEPAGAFFARYCDAVAALAAGEAVDRDER
- a CDS encoding MDR family MFS transporter; translated protein: MTNTGHDSPEGRKAARPSVVQTLRGIPGPIWLVLVGMLINRLGNFLQIYLVLYLTDKGFSTSAAAFALGAYGVGSVVGVLAGGSISDRVGYAWTIVGSMALAGLLTLSLVFLDSLPVVITVAAVIGIAAQAYRPASSALLVEATPEEHHVMVFAVYRMAFNLGTTAGPLLGALLISYSYNLMFYIDAVTSVGFALFALVLVRTGTTTGPGARDPQADGASYLAVLRDRRYLLFLLALFLNAVVYIQHTSALPLQLKADGHGPTFYSALLSLNAAMVICLELLFTKYVQHLPGRIAVALGVGLVGVGMNLYVAGPGMAMFVIATVVWTVGEMIGTPTASAWPGKVAPAHLRGRYIAASAFPMQIGYAVGPVIGIAAWQASAASVWWLCGALTAVAVLVTLIGMAEPRADKPRPAADSEPSAAPAPAETP
- a CDS encoding ATP-grasp domain-containing protein; this encodes MAWDGEKPLLLLIGSSGQRSREFILRTVSTRYALWLLQPAPVSWEEPYVVGSTVVDNTDPDALTAAARQVAAAHEVAGVFCYDEGLVTPAAHAARALGLPGNSPESVIACRDKAATRAALETARVPQPASIGVRSLAEARAAAEKIGFPVVLKPRGLAGGMGVRKADGPEDVESAYRAASGASYPGVPVFDVSVLVEEFADGPEISVDAVFFDGECVPLVVARKQVGLAPFFEETGHEVDGADPLLTDPELLQALRDAHAALDFHTGVSHTEFRITAGGLRLMEVNARLGGDMIPYLGELATGIDVAMAAADTAAGVRPDTEVHHRKAAAIAFLYPDEDIEIDAVTVHEDRFPADVHSADAMAGPGAVLRLPPRGYISRYARVIALADSVEQARAALLTAPEIVELDSRPAEVPAP